The genomic stretch AAGGTCAGCCGCATCCACTCCGTCATCGAGGTCGCCAGCGACGGCACCATGTCCATCATCGACATGGGCAGCGTCGAGGGGACGTACGTCAACAACAAGCGGGTCAACAAGGGCCAGCTGTCGTTCGGTGACGAGATTCGCGTGGGTGGCACGACCATCCGCCTGGAGAACCCGGCCGCCGTGGCCGCGGTGAACCTGGCCGTGGCCGCCGCGAGCACGGACGCCACCACGGAGAAGAACCCCGTGCTGGCCGCTCCCGCGCCCGCCGCGGGGCTGGCCCAGGCCGCGGTGAGCCCGGAGCCCGCCGTCGCCGCGCCCCCCTCCGGCGCGCTGGACGCGTCCGTGGCCCCCACGCAGAAGAACACCGTCGTGGCCGCGGAGCCGGCCGCCGCGCCCGCGCTCGTCGAGCCGACCACGCCGCGCCCGCGCGCCGCGCGCCGCTCCAAGTCCGGTGGGCCCATGGGCGTGTCGCTGCGCTTCTCCTGGGGTGACCAGCGGGTGGGCGAGTTCTTCGTGGCTCCGGGCCGCAAGCGCGCCATCTCGGTGGGCAGCGCCGCGGGCGTCGACTTCGTCATGGGCGACGCGAAGCTGGGCTCCCCCCGCTTCGAGGTCCTGCGCACCGACGGCCAGGGCTTCACCGTGTGCTTCACGGGGAAGATGAAGGGCGAGCTGGTCCGCAAGGGCGAGACGCTGGACCTCAAGGCCGTCATCGAGTCCGGCAAGGCCTCGCACGAGGGCGAGTCGTACACGCTGACCCTGGGCGCCGAGGACTTCTTCTGGGTGGACCTGGGCGGCGTGACGATGGAGGCGGTGTTCCAGTCGGTGCCCAAGCGCGTGTTCGCGCCGCTGGCCGAGTCGCTCGACTACACCGCGCTCAACATCTTCCTGGTCATCTTCTTCGCCGCCACCGCGTTCGTCATCACCGCGATGAACCGCACGGGCGAGGGTGACGAGTACGCGGACGAGCTGTCCGCCAACCAGGCCCGCATCGCCAAGCTCATCATCAAGCCCCCCGAGACGCAGAAGAACAAGTTCCTCGAGCGCCTCAACCAGCAGAAGGAGGCGAAGAAGAGCGGGGAGATGGCGGCGAAGAGCCGCGGCGACGAAGGGCAGATGGGCAAGAAGGACGCGCCCAAGACCAACAACCGCACCGCGCCCAAGGGCGACCCGAACAAGAAGGACGAGGCCCGCGCGCTGACCGCGAAGATCTTCGGCGGCGGCAAGGGCGGCATCTCCACCGTCTTCGGCAGCAACGGCCTGGGCGGCGACCTGAAGAGCGCCATGGGCAACATGTTCGGCGCCAAGGCGGGCAACTCGGGCGGCTTCGGCGGCCTGGGCATGCGCGGCTCCGGCGGCGGCGGTGGCGGCACGGGTGACACCGTGGGCATCGGCGGCATCGGCACCAAGGGCCGCGGCGGTGGCACCGGCAGCTACGGCACCGGCGTGGGCGTGCTGGGTGGCAAGTCCAGCGTCGACGTGGGCATCACCTCGTCGGACCCGGAGGTCATGGGCTCGCTGGACAAGGAGCTCATCCGCAAGGTCATCCAGATGAACCGCGGGCAGATCCGCTTCTGCTACGAGAGCCTGCTCAACCGCTTCCCCAAGCTGGGCGGCAAGGTCTCCGTGAAGTTCGTCATCACCGCCAACGGCTCCGTGGCGTCGTCCTCGGTGGCCCAGTCCACGGCGGGCAACGCGGAGCTGGAGACGTGCGTGGCCGGCCGCGTGCGCACCTGGAAGTTCCCCGAACCCAAGGGCGGTGGCGTGGTGGTCGTCACCTATCCCTTCATCTTCAAGCAGTCCGGCGAATGACGCCGGTTTTCCACCAAGCTTGACGGGCGGGCCCCTAGCGGGGCCCGCTCGCGCAGTCACCCCGGCTCCCGTCCCCCACGGGGCCACGACACCCTCAGGACCGCATGAAAGCCCTCGCTCCCCTTGCCCTGTGCGCAGCGTTCGTCCTCCCCATGGCCGCGAGCGCACAGCAACCCTCCGCGACGGCGACGGGTGACCGCCCCGCCGTCACCTTCGACGAAATCGAGCGCGGCGTGTACTTCGCGCTGCTCGGCGGTCCGCTCTTCGTCACCAACCCGCCGGCCGCCGAGGGCACGCCGCGTCCGTTCTCCTCGGGCCCCATGGCCCAGGTGGAGGTCGGCGTGGACCTGGGCGAGCGGGTATCCGTGGGCCTGTTCATCATGGGCTCGAGCACCCGGACCAGCGCCGAGTACATCGGCGAGTCGGGCGGCTCCGTCTCCGGCGACTTCTCCAGCCTGGTGCCGGGCGCCGTCCTGCGCGCCCGCCTGGTGGGCATCGCCGACAGTCAGGAAGTGAAGCGTACGTGGTTCTACCTCCGCGCTGGCGCGGGTTATGCGATGTTCTCGCCGAAGCGTCTCCTTCCGGATTCCGACATTCTTGTGTTTGCCGGGCCCGGAGTGGAGTACTACACACGGTTGCGCCACTTTTCCGTGGGGCTCGAGGTGACGGGGAACTACCTCGTCTCCGGAGGCTCCTTCGGGTTCGCGGTGGCGCCGAACATTCGCTACGCGTTCTAGTTCCAGCGGGAGAAAGACGTGCCTCAGGAGAATGGAAGCGGTGGGCCGCGCCAGGGTGGGCGTGGTCGTGACGGGGGTGCGCCGGGTCAGGGCCAGCGTCGTGATGGCCCTGGCGGTGGTTTCGGAGGTCGAGGCGGTCCGGGTGGTCCCGGACGGGGCGACGGACGTGGGCGCGGCGAGGGTCGCGGACGCGGGCGCGATGAAGGCCCCGTGGGTCCGGGCCAGCGCGTCATCGTCGAGCTGAGCACCCTGGAGAAGGCGCTGTCGAAGACGGACTTCGGGGCGGAGAAGGGCCCGCTGCAGGCCATCGTCCGCGCGCTGCGGCCCATGCGCCTGAAGTCCCTGGATGATCTCGACCTCAACACCCGGGGTCGCCTCATCACCACGATGCTGCGCGTGCAGCGTCAGCCCAAGCCGCCCGCACCGGAGGCGCCTGCCGCCGAGGCCGCCGCCCCGACGGAGGCTCCGGCCCCCGCGGAGGCCGCGGCCCCCGCCGAGGCGACCGAGGGCGCTGCTCCGGCCGAGGGCGCCGCCCCCGCCGAGGCTTCGGCCCCGGCCGCGCCGGCGGTGGACCCGGCCCGCGAGAAGTTCGAGGGCTGGACGGACGTCATGTTCCTGGTGGGCCAGGTCTGGCGCGCCGCGGGTGACGGCGAGCGCGCGGAGGCGGCCTTCGCCCTGAGCGGTCGTCAGCCCGGTCCGGAGGCCGAGGAGCCCGCGGCTCCAGCCCGCACCGAGGAGCGTCGCGAGCGCGGTGAGCGTCGCGAGCGTCCGGAGCGCGGCGAGCGTCGGGAGCGTCCCGAGCGGAGCGCCTCCGGCGAGCGTCGGGAGCGTCCCGAGCGCGGTGAGCGTCGCGAGCGTCCGGAGCGGGGTGAGCGCCCCGAGCGTGGCGAGCGCCGCCCGATGCCCGAGCTGACGGGCGACTGGCGCGAGCAGGCCAAGCAGCTCGAGGCCATGGGTCGCACGCGCGACGCGGGCCGCCTGTTCGAGCGCAACAACTCCTTCGCGGACGCCGCGCGCCTGTTCGAGGCGGGCGGGGACCTCAAGAGCGCGCTGCGCAACGCGCTGGCCGGGAACGACAACGACACCGCGCGCCGGCTGGTGAGCACGCTGCCGGCGGACCAGCTCGCGCCCACGCTGGAGAAGGCCGGCGCCTACGAGCTCCTCATGGAGCACTACGTGGGCAAGGGTGACTTCGAGAACGTGGCCCGGCTCTACGAGCGCGCCCGCCAGTTCGACCAGGCGGCGCTCGCCTACGAGCGCGCGGGGAAGCTGACCCTGGCCCGCAAGTCGTACGAGCGCTCGCGCGACATGGCCAGCGCCAACCGCATCCGCGCCCTCGAGGTGAAGAGCCTGGTGGAGCGCGGCGACCGCCTGGGCGCGGCCACGCTGCTGGTGGCGGTGGGCCAGCGCCGCGAGGCGGTGGAGGTGCTCGGCACGCTGCCCCCGCCCAAGGCCTTCCACTTCATGCAGCGCCTCAACCTCGAGGAGGAGGCGAAGGAGCTGGCCCAGCGCGAGCTGGCCCGCGCGGAGCAGGAGCAGAAGCCCGCCGGCCGCGCGCGTTGGCTGGAGCTGCTGGGCGACGTCACGGCCGCCGCCGAGGCGTGGGAGGCCGCGGGGCGCAAGGACAAGGCCCTGCCGCTGCACGAGAAGCTCGGCAACCTGCCTCGCGCCGCCCAGCTCGCCGAGGAGCTGCAGCACCGCGACAAGGCCATCGCCCTGTACACCCAGCTGGGTGACGGCCCCGGCGTCGAGCGTGCCAAGGCCCTTCCGGAGGCGCCCCCCGCGGCTCCGGCTCCCGCCGAGCCCGGTGAGGCCGGCTCGGGAAGCGAGGAGGGCGGTGAGCCTTCCTCTACTCCCTCGGCGGAGTAGCAAGAAGACCAATGATTCCCGCCGTTTGGCGGGTTTTGCACGATTGCTCGGGGGCGCTCGCGGCCGGTAGAGTCCGGCGGCTGGCGCCCCCGCGTCGTTCCTTTTGACCCACCAAGGCCCGCCCTCCCCATGCAACAGCCCACGTCCCCGCGACCCACGCTGCGCGTGTCCGATGACCGGAGCTTCGCCGAATCCGAAGCCGCCCTGGAGAAGGCCGGCCGTGTGGAAGAGCTGATCCGCCTCTACGAGGGGCGCTCGCGCGACGTCGTCGCGGACGAGGCCGTCCGTCTGTTGTGCCGCGCCGCGGAGCTGGCGCACGAGCGTCAGCGCAACGCGCCTCGGGCGGAGGAGCTCCTCAAGCGCGCGCTGCTGGTGGCGCGCGAGCCACTGCCCGCGCTGCGGGGCCTCAAGCGGCTGCACGAGACGCGGCAGGATTCGGCCGCGCTGGCCGAGGTCCTGGAGCGGCTGGGCGGCTCCACGCAGGGCGAGGAGAGCGCGGGCCACTACCTGAAGGCCGCGGACCTGTACGAGCAGAAGCTCTTCCGGAGGGATCGCGCGGTGCTGTGCCTGCAGCGGGCGGCGCGCTCGAAGCCGGAGCGTGGCACCTTCCGGCGCGTGCGCCAGCTGCTGCTGTCCGAGGAGCGCTTCCAGCCCGCGTTCGAGGCGCTGGAGCGTGAGCGGGCGGCGCTGGGCGACGCGGGCATGGCGGACGAGTACGCGGCGCTGGCGGAGCGGCTGGTGGACGACCCCACCGAGCACGAGCTGGCGCAGCGGGTGCTGGACGTGGCGCGCGGGCTGGACCCGCAGAGCGCCCGCGTGGAGAAGGCGGCGCGCGCGCTCCAGCGCTTCGAGCAGACCTGGCGCGACCGCGTGCGGATGCTGCGCAGCATGTCGCTGGAGGAGCGCGACCGGAAGAGCGCGGCGCGCTTGTCCCTGCTCGTGGCGAAGCTGTTCGCCTGGTACGACGCCGGGGCCGCGGGCAAGGTGAAGGAGGCGCTGGACCGTTGCTTCCTGCTGTGGCCGGGCATGCCCGAGGGGCTGGCGCTCATCGAGAAGCTGGCGGCGCGCTCCGGCGGGGATTTCGCGTCGGCGATCGCGCAGATCGAGGCCATGGCGGGCGAGGTGAAGGACCGCTCCGCGCAGGTGGACCTCTGGCTCCGGGTGGGCACGCTGCGGCTGGGGCGCCTGAATGACGCGCCCGGCGCGCTGGCGGCCTTCGAGAAGGCCGTGGCGGCGGATGCCTCGCGCGCGGACGCCGCGAGCCTGACGGCGGAGCTGCTGCTGGAGGGCGGGCGCGCGCCGGACGCGGTGGCGGTGCTGGACCGGTACCTGGCGACGGTCAAGGACAAGGCGGCCCAGGCCTCCATGCGCCTGCGCCTGGCGGAGCTGTG from Myxococcus stipitatus encodes the following:
- the gltG gene encoding adventurous gliding motility protein GltG; this translates as MAVPLTLKVFKGETLVATKDYERDIIKIGRLSSAHLCLEDEKVSRIHSVIEVASDGTMSIIDMGSVEGTYVNNKRVNKGQLSFGDEIRVGGTTIRLENPAAVAAVNLAVAAASTDATTEKNPVLAAPAPAAGLAQAAVSPEPAVAAPPSGALDASVAPTQKNTVVAAEPAAAPALVEPTTPRPRAARRSKSGGPMGVSLRFSWGDQRVGEFFVAPGRKRAISVGSAAGVDFVMGDAKLGSPRFEVLRTDGQGFTVCFTGKMKGELVRKGETLDLKAVIESGKASHEGESYTLTLGAEDFFWVDLGGVTMEAVFQSVPKRVFAPLAESLDYTALNIFLVIFFAATAFVITAMNRTGEGDEYADELSANQARIAKLIIKPPETQKNKFLERLNQQKEAKKSGEMAAKSRGDEGQMGKKDAPKTNNRTAPKGDPNKKDEARALTAKIFGGGKGGISTVFGSNGLGGDLKSAMGNMFGAKAGNSGGFGGLGMRGSGGGGGGTGDTVGIGGIGTKGRGGGTGSYGTGVGVLGGKSSVDVGITSSDPEVMGSLDKELIRKVIQMNRGQIRFCYESLLNRFPKLGGKVSVKFVITANGSVASSSVAQSTAGNAELETCVAGRVRTWKFPEPKGGGVVVVTYPFIFKQSGE
- the cglE gene encoding adventurous gliding motility protein CglE, with the protein product MKALAPLALCAAFVLPMAASAQQPSATATGDRPAVTFDEIERGVYFALLGGPLFVTNPPAAEGTPRPFSSGPMAQVEVGVDLGERVSVGLFIMGSSTRTSAEYIGESGGSVSGDFSSLVPGAVLRARLVGIADSQEVKRTWFYLRAGAGYAMFSPKRLLPDSDILVFAGPGVEYYTRLRHFSVGLEVTGNYLVSGGSFGFAVAPNIRYAF
- a CDS encoding CLH domain-containing protein; this translates as MGPGQRVIVELSTLEKALSKTDFGAEKGPLQAIVRALRPMRLKSLDDLDLNTRGRLITTMLRVQRQPKPPAPEAPAAEAAAPTEAPAPAEAAAPAEATEGAAPAEGAAPAEASAPAAPAVDPAREKFEGWTDVMFLVGQVWRAAGDGERAEAAFALSGRQPGPEAEEPAAPARTEERRERGERRERPERGERRERPERSASGERRERPERGERRERPERGERPERGERRPMPELTGDWREQAKQLEAMGRTRDAGRLFERNNSFADAARLFEAGGDLKSALRNALAGNDNDTARRLVSTLPADQLAPTLEKAGAYELLMEHYVGKGDFENVARLYERARQFDQAALAYERAGKLTLARKSYERSRDMASANRIRALEVKSLVERGDRLGAATLLVAVGQRREAVEVLGTLPPPKAFHFMQRLNLEEEAKELAQRELARAEQEQKPAGRARWLELLGDVTAAAEAWEAAGRKDKALPLHEKLGNLPRAAQLAEELQHRDKAIALYTQLGDGPGVERAKALPEAPPAAPAPAEPGEAGSGSEEGGEPSSTPSAE